One window of Bos indicus isolate NIAB-ARS_2022 breed Sahiwal x Tharparkar chromosome 18, NIAB-ARS_B.indTharparkar_mat_pri_1.0, whole genome shotgun sequence genomic DNA carries:
- the PPP1R37 gene encoding protein phosphatase 1 regulatory subunit 37: MEIPPQEAPPGPGADGEAEEAPVEAPSPGPASPPADGRLKAAAKRVTFPSDEDIVSGAVEPKDPWRHAQNVTVDEIIGAYKQACQKLNCRQIPKLLRQLQEFTDLGHRIDCLDLKGEKLDYKTCEALEEVFKRLQFKVVDLEQTNLDEDGASALFDMIEYYESATHLNISFNKHIGTRGWQAAAHMMRKTSCLQYLDARNTPLLDHSAPFVARALRIRSSLAVLHLESSSLSGRPLMLLATALKMNMTLRELYLADNKLNGLQDSAQLGNLLKFNCSLQILDLRNNHVLDSGLAYICEGLKEQRKGLATLVLWNNQLTHTGMAFLGMTLPHTHSLETLNLGHNPIGNEGVRNLKNGLISNRSVLRLGLASTKLTCEGAVAVAEFIAESPRLLRLDLRENEIKTGGLMALSLALKVNHSLLRLDLDREPKKEAVKSFIETQKALLAEIQNGCKRNFVLVREREEKEQRLQLSASMPEITVTEPQPDDEPREEPAAEAQENGAPGPSPGPDSDSDSDSEGEDRDEADGERAEAPCPTLVPPTDSLGPGDRSPPGCPSSPAEQRISVSSPGWGHKVFVVTRVESPPERAEPPVPPAPPGPVSPPASASPPTSPFPTPTEAASTPDPGPPEPQPPLEPPQVGPPLPNGLKPEFALALSPEPPPGPEAKVGSCGLEHELSCSKNEKELEELLLEASQESGQETL; encoded by the exons CCCAGAATGTGACCGTGGACGAGATTATTGGTGCCTACAAGCAGGCTTGCCAGAAGCTGAACTGCAGACAGATCCCCAAACTCCTCAGGCAGCTCCAG GAGTTCACGGACCTCGGGCACCGCATCGACTGTCTGGATCTGAAAG GTGAGAAGCTTGACTACAAGACCTGTGAGGCCCTGGAAGAGGTCTTCAAGAGGCTGCAGTTCAAGGTCGTGGATCTGGAACAGACGAACCTGGACGAAGAT GGTGCCTCAGCCCTTTTCGACATGATCGAGTACTATGAGTCGGCTACACACCTCAACATCTCCTTCAACAAGCACATTGGCACCCGGGGCTGGCAGGCCGCCGCCCACATGATGCGCAAG ACAAGCTGCCTGCAGTACCTGGACGCCCGCAACACACCCCTGCTGGACCATTCGGCGCCCTTCGTGGCGCGCGCCCTGCGCATCCGCAGCAGCCTAGCAGTGCTGCATCTGGAGAGCTCCAGCCTGTCGGGGCGGCCCCTCATGCTGCTTG ctACGGCCCTGAAGATGAACATGACTCTGCGGGAGCTGTACCTCGCCGACAACAAGCTCAACGGCCTGCAGGACTCGGCCCAGCTCGGCAACCTGCTCAAGTTCAACTGCTCCCTGCAGATCCTGGACCTCCGCAACAACCACGTGCTGGACTCAG GTCTGGCCTACATCTGCGAGGGCCTTAAGGAGCAGAGGAAGGGGCTGGCGACCCTGGTGCTGTGGAACAACCAGCTCACGCACACGGGCATGGCTTTCCTGGGCATGACGCTG CCGCACACACACAGCCTGGAGACACTGAACTTGGGCCACAACCCCATCGGGAACGAGGGCGTGCGGAACCTCAAGAACGGCCTCATCAGCAACCGCAGCGTGCTGCGCCTTGGCCTGGCCTCCACCAAGCTCACATGCGAGG GCGCGGTGGCAGTGGCGGAGTTCATCGCCGAGAGCCCCCGCCTCCTGAGACTGGACCTTCGGGAGAACGAGATCAAGACAGGCGGGCTCATGGCGCTGTCGTTGGCCCTCAAGGTGAACCACTCCCTGCTGCGCCTGGACCTCGACCGTGAGCCCAAGAAGGAGGCG GTGAAGAGCTTCATCGAGACGCAGAAGGCGCTGCTCGCCGAGATCCAGAACGGCTGCAAGCGCAACTTCGTGCTGGTGCgggagcgggaggagaaggagcagcggctgcagcTGTCGGCCTCCATGCCCGAGATCACTGTCACCGAGCCCCAGCCTGACGACGAGCCCCGGGAGGAGCCCGCCGCCGAGGCACAGGAAAACGGGGCGCCGGGCCCCAGCCCCGGGCCGGACTCAGACTCAGACTCAGACTCTGAGGGGGAGGACAGGGACGAGGCGGATGGGGAGAGGGCTgaggccccctgccccaccctggtGCCCCCCACGGACTCCCTGGGCCCTGGGGACAGGAGCCCCCcaggctgcccctcctcccccgccGAGCAGCGCATCTCCGTGTCCAGCCCGGGCTGGGGCCACAAAGTGTTTGTGGTGACCCGGGTGGAGAGTCCACCCGAGAGGGCAGAGCCTCCTGTGCCCCCCGCCCCTCCTGGTCCCGTGTCCCCACCCGCCTCAGCCTCCCCCCCCACCTCACCTTTCCCGACGCCCACTGAGGCCGCCAGCACTCCGGACCCTGGGCCGCCTGAGCCCCAGCCACCGCTGGAGCCGCCCCAGGTGGGGCCACCATTGCCCAACGGCCTGAAGCCTGAGTTCGCCCTGGCACTGTCCCCAGAGCCGCCCCCGGGGCCTGAGGCCAAGGTGGGAAGCTGTGGCCTGGAACACG AGCTGAGCTGCTCCAAGAACGAGAAGGAGCTCGAAGAGCTGCTCCTGGAAGCCAGTCAGGAATCTGGGCAGGAGACACTGTGA
- the NKPD1 gene encoding NTPase KAP family P-loop domain-containing protein 1 isoform X2, with protein sequence MHQHYTVHFAKGALPPRIATERYFLDPELGHRKDILTEDDVYCSCLAKTLCHVPVPVTVGFYAPFGCRLHMMLDKITALMQQEAAQREAEELEHVQWRPRPVQGWAFPKLLWYLVFLRPIITEVHLRRKNVKFLFIRFSAWQYAGTDKLWAGLVTTLCEGIRHQYGALPFSVYSVLGTKAATTQGFRQREWQCRHRVCLALLALLAVLSLGVGLLYLSVGARSLSHRATNSSLLRVFGGAATTLSGSGLLMAVYSVGKHLFVSQRKKIERLVSREKFGSQLGFMCEVKKEVELLTDFLCFLEIYQRRRLRVVLEVTGLDTCYPERVVGVLNAINTLLSDSHAPFIFILVVDPSILAACLESAGSMKGTADNGYLFLNRTVTLPFSVPIMGRRTKLQFLHDAVQSRDDLLYREMTRKLRPLGGAGARGGEGAQLLEVQTQAGGEREQSRIDAEAARRIREALFCLHDERDCLYEYVPDNVVSMRRIVNTVPITVRLLQQQQGDFGGPSPRQAVAWVVLANQWPCRLSWALQCLEDRQQAGGAPEARARLWDVFSDHSRELHTMTKPLQNVLDLDGDPELFERFLGADFPFTVAEAQSLLRCTVNLDHSIRRRMGLIRAVSALKPPSPPKSPARDSPHAANGANHAPGPARAGHPAGHSPVHASEAHHPRDWAQGGKPRPMA encoded by the exons ATGCACCAGCACTACACCGTCCACTTTGCCAAGGGTGCCCTGCCCCCCCGGATTGCCACCGAGCGCTACTTCTTGGACCCAGAGTTGGGGCACCGAAAAG ACATCTTGACAGAGGATGACGTCTACTGCAGCTGCCTGGCCAAGACTCTCTGCCACGTGCCCGTCCCTGTGACCGTGGGTTTCTATGCCCCCTTTGGCTGCCGCCTGCACATGATGCTGGACAAGATCACAG CGCTGATGCAGCAAGAAGCAGCCCAGCGCGAGGCTGAGGAGCTGGAGCACGTGCAGTGGCGGCCGCGGCCGGTGCAGGGCTGGGCCTTCCCGAAGCTGCTGTGGTACCTGGTCTTCCTGCGGCCCATCATCACCGAGGTGCACCTGCGGCGCAAGAACGTCAAGTTCCTCTTCATCCGCTTCAGCGCCTGGCAGTACGCGGGCACGGACAAGCTATGGGCCGGCCTGGTGACCACGCTGTGCGAGGGCATCCGCCACCAATACGGCGCGCTGCCCTTCAGCGTGTACTCAGTGCTGGGCACGAAGGCGGCCACGACGCAGGGCTTCCGCCAGCGCGAGTGGCAGTGTCGGCACCGCGTGTGCCTGGCACTGCTGGCGCTGCTGGCCGTGCTCAGCCTGGGCGTGGGGCTGCTCTACCTGTCGGTGGGTGCCCGCTCGCTGAGCCACCGTGCCACCAACAGCAGTCTGCTCCGGGTGTTCGGCGGCGCGGCCACCACGCTGTCGGGCTCCGGGCTGCTCATGGCCGTGTACTCGGTGGGCAAGCACCTGTTTGTGAGCCAGCGCAAGAAGATCGAGCGGCTGGTGTCGCGAGAGAAGTTCGGCAGCCAGCTGGGCTTCATGTGCGAGGTAAAGAAGGAGGTGGAGCTGCTCACCGACTTCCTGTGCTTCCTGGAGATCTACCAGCGGCGCCGGCTGCGCGTCGTGCTCGAGGTCACCGGGCTGGACACGTGCTACCCGGAGCGCGTGGTGGGCGTGCTCAACGCCATCAACACGCTGCTGTCCGACAGCCACGCGCCTTTCATCTTCATCCTGGTGGTGGACCCCAGTATCCTGGCCGCGTGCCTCGAGAGCGCCGGCTCCATGAAGGGCACGGCCGACAACGGCTACCTCTTCCTCAACCGCACCGTCACGCTGCCCTTCTCGGTGCCCATCATGGGCCGCCGCACCAAGCTGCAGTTCCTCCACGACGCCGTGCAGAGCCGCGACGACCTGCTCTATCGCGAGATGACGCGCAAGCTGCGGCCgctgggcggggccggggccAGGGGCGGCGAGGGCGCGCAGCTCCTGGAGGTGCAGACGCAGGCGGGGGGCGAGCGCGAGCAAAGCCGCATCGACGCCGAGGCGGCGCGTCGCATCCGCGAAGCGCTCTTTTGCCTGCACGACGAGCGCGACTGCCTCTACGAGTACGTGCCCGACAACGTGGTGTCCATGCGGCGGATCGTCAACACCGTGCCCATCACCGTGCGcctgctgcagcagcagcagggggactTCGGGGGCCCCTCGCCGCGCCAGGCCGTGGCTTGGGTCGTGCTCGCCAACCAGTGGCCGTGCCGCCTCAGCTGGGCCCTGCAGTGCCTGGAAGACAGGCAGCAGGCCGGAGGTGCGCCTGAGGCCCGCGCGCGCCTCTGGGACGTGTTCAGCGACCACAGCCGCGAGCTGCACACCATGACCAAGCCGCTGCAGAACGTGCTTGACCTGGACGGCGACCCTGAGCTTTTCGAGCGCTTCCTGGGCGCCGACTTCCCCTTTACTGTGGCCGAGGCGCAGAGCCTCCTGCGCTGCACCGTCAACCTGGACCACTCCATCCGCCGCCGCATGGGCCTCATCCGGGCCGTCAGCGCGCTCAAGCCGCCCAGCCCGCCCAAGTCCCCTGCCCGCGACAGCCCCCACGCCGCCAACGGAGCCAACCACGCCCCCGGGCCGGCCCGGGCAGGCCACCCTGCAGGGCACTCCCCTGTGCATGCCAGCGAAGCCCACCATCCCCGGGACTGGGCGCAGGGGGGCAAGCCCAGACCCATGGCTTGA
- the NKPD1 gene encoding NTPase KAP family P-loop domain-containing protein 1 isoform X1 — MHQHYTVHFAKGALPPRIATERYFLDPELGHRKGRCHQRCHDPAAPGAHRSCQPTPQACRQPAYHDHQGGRGGCRRGPQPPTQQQQQQRRQPQPPPPQPLQQRLCSVHGVQKGPPATTTAPAQPATAPQPPPNSLTATSTLATGGPALPYTAGTLLEPSRPTDARPLPAPAACGCFTSYSSDILTEDDVYCSCLAKTLCHVPVPVTVGFYAPFGCRLHMMLDKITALMQQEAAQREAEELEHVQWRPRPVQGWAFPKLLWYLVFLRPIITEVHLRRKNVKFLFIRFSAWQYAGTDKLWAGLVTTLCEGIRHQYGALPFSVYSVLGTKAATTQGFRQREWQCRHRVCLALLALLAVLSLGVGLLYLSVGARSLSHRATNSSLLRVFGGAATTLSGSGLLMAVYSVGKHLFVSQRKKIERLVSREKFGSQLGFMCEVKKEVELLTDFLCFLEIYQRRRLRVVLEVTGLDTCYPERVVGVLNAINTLLSDSHAPFIFILVVDPSILAACLESAGSMKGTADNGYLFLNRTVTLPFSVPIMGRRTKLQFLHDAVQSRDDLLYREMTRKLRPLGGAGARGGEGAQLLEVQTQAGGEREQSRIDAEAARRIREALFCLHDERDCLYEYVPDNVVSMRRIVNTVPITVRLLQQQQGDFGGPSPRQAVAWVVLANQWPCRLSWALQCLEDRQQAGGAPEARARLWDVFSDHSRELHTMTKPLQNVLDLDGDPELFERFLGADFPFTVAEAQSLLRCTVNLDHSIRRRMGLIRAVSALKPPSPPKSPARDSPHAANGANHAPGPARAGHPAGHSPVHASEAHHPRDWAQGGKPRPMA, encoded by the exons ATGCACCAGCACTACACCGTCCACTTTGCCAAGGGTGCCCTGCCCCCCCGGATTGCCACCGAGCGCTACTTCTTGGACCCAGAGTTGGGGCACCGAAAAG gaCGCTGTCATCAGAGGTGCCATGACCCAGCGGCACCTGGTGCCCACAGGTCTTGTCAGCCAACCCCACAGGCATGCCGGCAGCCGGCCTACCACGACCACCAGGGGGGGCGCGGTGGCTGTCGCCGgggtccccagccccccacccagcagcagcagcagcagaggcggcagccccagcccccacctccccagcccctgcagcaGCGTCTCTGCTCTGTTCACGGGGTCCAGAAGGGGCCACCTGCAACCACCACTGCCCCCGCGCAGCCGGCCACCGCCCCCCAGCCGCCCCCCAACTCACTCACCGCGACCAGCACCCTGGCCACCGGCGGCCCAGCCCTGCCCTACACAGCCGGCACCCTCCTGGAGCCCAGCAGGCCCACGGACGCCCGGCCCCTGCCCGCCCCCGCAGCCTGCGGCTGCTTCACCTCCTACAGCTCCG ACATCTTGACAGAGGATGACGTCTACTGCAGCTGCCTGGCCAAGACTCTCTGCCACGTGCCCGTCCCTGTGACCGTGGGTTTCTATGCCCCCTTTGGCTGCCGCCTGCACATGATGCTGGACAAGATCACAG CGCTGATGCAGCAAGAAGCAGCCCAGCGCGAGGCTGAGGAGCTGGAGCACGTGCAGTGGCGGCCGCGGCCGGTGCAGGGCTGGGCCTTCCCGAAGCTGCTGTGGTACCTGGTCTTCCTGCGGCCCATCATCACCGAGGTGCACCTGCGGCGCAAGAACGTCAAGTTCCTCTTCATCCGCTTCAGCGCCTGGCAGTACGCGGGCACGGACAAGCTATGGGCCGGCCTGGTGACCACGCTGTGCGAGGGCATCCGCCACCAATACGGCGCGCTGCCCTTCAGCGTGTACTCAGTGCTGGGCACGAAGGCGGCCACGACGCAGGGCTTCCGCCAGCGCGAGTGGCAGTGTCGGCACCGCGTGTGCCTGGCACTGCTGGCGCTGCTGGCCGTGCTCAGCCTGGGCGTGGGGCTGCTCTACCTGTCGGTGGGTGCCCGCTCGCTGAGCCACCGTGCCACCAACAGCAGTCTGCTCCGGGTGTTCGGCGGCGCGGCCACCACGCTGTCGGGCTCCGGGCTGCTCATGGCCGTGTACTCGGTGGGCAAGCACCTGTTTGTGAGCCAGCGCAAGAAGATCGAGCGGCTGGTGTCGCGAGAGAAGTTCGGCAGCCAGCTGGGCTTCATGTGCGAGGTAAAGAAGGAGGTGGAGCTGCTCACCGACTTCCTGTGCTTCCTGGAGATCTACCAGCGGCGCCGGCTGCGCGTCGTGCTCGAGGTCACCGGGCTGGACACGTGCTACCCGGAGCGCGTGGTGGGCGTGCTCAACGCCATCAACACGCTGCTGTCCGACAGCCACGCGCCTTTCATCTTCATCCTGGTGGTGGACCCCAGTATCCTGGCCGCGTGCCTCGAGAGCGCCGGCTCCATGAAGGGCACGGCCGACAACGGCTACCTCTTCCTCAACCGCACCGTCACGCTGCCCTTCTCGGTGCCCATCATGGGCCGCCGCACCAAGCTGCAGTTCCTCCACGACGCCGTGCAGAGCCGCGACGACCTGCTCTATCGCGAGATGACGCGCAAGCTGCGGCCgctgggcggggccggggccAGGGGCGGCGAGGGCGCGCAGCTCCTGGAGGTGCAGACGCAGGCGGGGGGCGAGCGCGAGCAAAGCCGCATCGACGCCGAGGCGGCGCGTCGCATCCGCGAAGCGCTCTTTTGCCTGCACGACGAGCGCGACTGCCTCTACGAGTACGTGCCCGACAACGTGGTGTCCATGCGGCGGATCGTCAACACCGTGCCCATCACCGTGCGcctgctgcagcagcagcagggggactTCGGGGGCCCCTCGCCGCGCCAGGCCGTGGCTTGGGTCGTGCTCGCCAACCAGTGGCCGTGCCGCCTCAGCTGGGCCCTGCAGTGCCTGGAAGACAGGCAGCAGGCCGGAGGTGCGCCTGAGGCCCGCGCGCGCCTCTGGGACGTGTTCAGCGACCACAGCCGCGAGCTGCACACCATGACCAAGCCGCTGCAGAACGTGCTTGACCTGGACGGCGACCCTGAGCTTTTCGAGCGCTTCCTGGGCGCCGACTTCCCCTTTACTGTGGCCGAGGCGCAGAGCCTCCTGCGCTGCACCGTCAACCTGGACCACTCCATCCGCCGCCGCATGGGCCTCATCCGGGCCGTCAGCGCGCTCAAGCCGCCCAGCCCGCCCAAGTCCCCTGCCCGCGACAGCCCCCACGCCGCCAACGGAGCCAACCACGCCCCCGGGCCGGCCCGGGCAGGCCACCCTGCAGGGCACTCCCCTGTGCATGCCAGCGAAGCCCACCATCCCCGGGACTGGGCGCAGGGGGGCAAGCCCAGACCCATGGCTTGA
- the TRAPPC6A gene encoding trafficking protein particle complex subunit 6A isoform X2, giving the protein MADPALFEFLHTEMVAELWAQDPDPGPGGQKTSLLVLEGMGFRVGQALGERLPRETLTFREELDILKFLCKDLWVAVFHKQMDSLRTNHQVQAPLRLPGTLLCPQGTYVLQDNSFPLLVRMASGLQYLEEAPKFLAFTCGLLRGTLSTLGVKSLVTASVAALPACKFQVVIQKL; this is encoded by the exons ATGGCGGACCCGGCACTGTTCGAGTTTCTGCACACCGAGATGGTAGCGGAGCTGTGGGCTCAAGATCCAGACCCCGGCCCCGGG GGACAGAAGACCAGCCTGTTGGTCCTGGAGGGCATGGGCTTCCGCGTGGGCCAGGCCCTGGGCGAGAG GCTGCCCCGGGAGACGCTAACCTTCAGGGAAGAGCTGGACATCCTCAAGTTCCTGTGCAAAGACCTGTGGGTGGCTGTGTTCCACAAGCAGATGGACAGCCTCCGTACCAACCACCAG GTACAGGCGCCACTCCGGCTCCCTGGcaccctcctctgtccccaggggaCCTACGTCCTGCAGGACAACAGCTTCCCCCTCCTTGTTCGGATGGCCTCGGGTCTGCAGTACCTGGAGGAAGCGCCCAAG TTCCTGGCCTTCACCTGCGGCCTCCTGCGTGGCACCCTCAGCACCCTGGGCGTCAAGAGCCTGGTCACCGCCTCCGTGGCAGCCCTGCCCGCCT GTAAGTTCCAGGTGGTGATCCAGAAACTTTGA
- the TRAPPC6A gene encoding trafficking protein particle complex subunit 6A isoform X4, protein MADPALFEFLHTEMVAELWAQDPDPGPGGQKTSLLVLEGMGFRVGQALGERLPRETLTFREELDILKFLCKDLWVAVFHKQMDSLRTNHQGTYVLQDNSFPLLVRMASGLQYLEEAPKFLAFTCGLLRGTLSTLGVKSLVTASVAALPACKFQVVIQKL, encoded by the exons ATGGCGGACCCGGCACTGTTCGAGTTTCTGCACACCGAGATGGTAGCGGAGCTGTGGGCTCAAGATCCAGACCCCGGCCCCGGG GGACAGAAGACCAGCCTGTTGGTCCTGGAGGGCATGGGCTTCCGCGTGGGCCAGGCCCTGGGCGAGAG GCTGCCCCGGGAGACGCTAACCTTCAGGGAAGAGCTGGACATCCTCAAGTTCCTGTGCAAAGACCTGTGGGTGGCTGTGTTCCACAAGCAGATGGACAGCCTCCGTACCAACCACCAG gggaCCTACGTCCTGCAGGACAACAGCTTCCCCCTCCTTGTTCGGATGGCCTCGGGTCTGCAGTACCTGGAGGAAGCGCCCAAG TTCCTGGCCTTCACCTGCGGCCTCCTGCGTGGCACCCTCAGCACCCTGGGCGTCAAGAGCCTGGTCACCGCCTCCGTGGCAGCCCTGCCCGCCT GTAAGTTCCAGGTGGTGATCCAGAAACTTTGA
- the TRAPPC6A gene encoding trafficking protein particle complex subunit 6A isoform X5 yields MGFRVGQALGERLPRETLTFREELDILKFLCKDLWVAVFHKQMDSLRTNHQVQAPLRLPGTLLCPQGTYVLQDNSFPLLVRMASGLQYLEEAPKFLAFTCGLLRGTLSTLGVKSLVTASVAALPACKFQVVIQKL; encoded by the exons ATGGGCTTCCGCGTGGGCCAGGCCCTGGGCGAGAG GCTGCCCCGGGAGACGCTAACCTTCAGGGAAGAGCTGGACATCCTCAAGTTCCTGTGCAAAGACCTGTGGGTGGCTGTGTTCCACAAGCAGATGGACAGCCTCCGTACCAACCACCAG GTACAGGCGCCACTCCGGCTCCCTGGcaccctcctctgtccccaggggaCCTACGTCCTGCAGGACAACAGCTTCCCCCTCCTTGTTCGGATGGCCTCGGGTCTGCAGTACCTGGAGGAAGCGCCCAAG TTCCTGGCCTTCACCTGCGGCCTCCTGCGTGGCACCCTCAGCACCCTGGGCGTCAAGAGCCTGGTCACCGCCTCCGTGGCAGCCCTGCCCGCCT GTAAGTTCCAGGTGGTGATCCAGAAACTTTGA
- the TRAPPC6A gene encoding trafficking protein particle complex subunit 6A isoform X3 produces MADPALFEFLHTEMVAELWAQDPDPGPGVSAGSWDRRPACWSWRAWASAWARPWARAWPPRCLPQAAPGDANLQGRAGHPQVPVQRPVGGCVPQADGQPPYQPPGDLRPAGQQLPPPCSDGLGSAVPGGSAQVPGLHLRPPAWHPQHPGRQEPGHRLRGSPARL; encoded by the exons ATGGCGGACCCGGCACTGTTCGAGTTTCTGCACACCGAGATGGTAGCGGAGCTGTGGGCTCAAGATCCAGACCCCGGCCCCGGGGTGAGCGCCGGGTCCTG GGACAGAAGACCAGCCTGTTGGTCCTGGAGGGCATGGGCTTCCGCGTGGGCCAGGCCCTGGGCGAGAG CTTGGCCCCCGCGGTGTCTGCCGCAGGCTGCCCCGGGAGACGCTAACCTTCAGGGAAGAGCTGGACATCCTCAAGTTCCTGTGCAAAGACCTGTGGGTGGCTGTGTTCCACAAGCAGATGGACAGCCTCCGTACCAACCACCAG gggaCCTACGTCCTGCAGGACAACAGCTTCCCCCTCCTTGTTCGGATGGCCTCGGGTCTGCAGTACCTGGAGGAAGCGCCCAAG TTCCTGGCCTTCACCTGCGGCCTCCTGCGTGGCACCCTCAGCACCCTGGGCGTCAAGAGCCTGGTCACCGCCTCCGTGGCAGCCCTGCCCGCCT GTAA
- the TRAPPC6A gene encoding trafficking protein particle complex subunit 6A isoform X1, with amino-acid sequence MADPALFEFLHTEMVAELWAQDPDPGPGVSAGSWDRRPACWSWRAWASAWARPWARAWPPRCLPQAAPGDANLQGRAGHPQVPVQRPVGGCVPQADGQPPYQPPGTGATPAPWHPPLSPGDLRPAGQQLPPPCSDGLGSAVPGGSAQVPGLHLRPPAWHPQHPGRQEPGHRLRGSPARL; translated from the exons ATGGCGGACCCGGCACTGTTCGAGTTTCTGCACACCGAGATGGTAGCGGAGCTGTGGGCTCAAGATCCAGACCCCGGCCCCGGGGTGAGCGCCGGGTCCTG GGACAGAAGACCAGCCTGTTGGTCCTGGAGGGCATGGGCTTCCGCGTGGGCCAGGCCCTGGGCGAGAG CTTGGCCCCCGCGGTGTCTGCCGCAGGCTGCCCCGGGAGACGCTAACCTTCAGGGAAGAGCTGGACATCCTCAAGTTCCTGTGCAAAGACCTGTGGGTGGCTGTGTTCCACAAGCAGATGGACAGCCTCCGTACCAACCACCAG GTACAGGCGCCACTCCGGCTCCCTGGcaccctcctctgtccccaggggaCCTACGTCCTGCAGGACAACAGCTTCCCCCTCCTTGTTCGGATGGCCTCGGGTCTGCAGTACCTGGAGGAAGCGCCCAAG TTCCTGGCCTTCACCTGCGGCCTCCTGCGTGGCACCCTCAGCACCCTGGGCGTCAAGAGCCTGGTCACCGCCTCCGTGGCAGCCCTGCCCGCCT GTAA
- the BLOC1S3 gene encoding biogenesis of lysosome-related organelles complex 1 subunit 3, protein MESQSRRRRPLRRPETLVQGEAAESDSDLSASSSEEEELYLGPSGPTRGRPTGLRVAGEAAETDSDPEPEPKAAPRDLPPLVVQRETAGEAWAEEEAPAPAPARSLLQLRLAESQARLDHDVAAAVSGVYRRAGRDVAALAGRLAAAQAAGLAAAHSVRLARGDLCALAERLDIVASCRLLPDIRGVPGTEPEQDPGPRA, encoded by the coding sequence atggagtctcagagtcgtCGGCGGAGGCCGCTGCGGAGGCCTGAGACTTTGGTGCAGGGGGAAGCGGCCGAGTCGGACTCGGATCTCTCTGCGTCCTCgtcggaggaggaggagctgtACCTGGGCCCCTCGGGCCCAACGCGCGGCCGCCCCACGGGACTGCGAGTGGCTGGGGAGGCCGCGGAGACCGACTCAGACCCCGAGCCGGAGCCGAAGGCTGCGCCGCGGGACCTGCCTCCGCTCGTGGTGCAGCGGGAGACGGCCGGGGAGGCCTGGGCGGAGGAGGAGGCCCCGGCGCCCGCCCCTGCGCGCTCGCTGCTGCAGCTCCGGCTGGCTGAGAGCCAGGCACGGCTGGACCACGACGTAGCGGCCGCGGTGAGCGGCGTGTACCGCCGCGCGGGCCGTGATGTGGCCGCCCTAGCCGGTAGGCTGGCGGCTGCCCAGGCAGCGGGATTAGCCGCAGCCCACAGCGTGCGTCTGGCGAGGGGGGACCTCTGCGCGCTGGCGGAGCGTCTGGACATCGTGGCCAGCTGCCGCCTGCTGCCCGACATCCGCGGTGTGCCGGGGACGGAGCCTGAACAAGACCCCGGACCGAGAGCCTAG